The Homo sapiens chromosome 7 genomic patch of type FIX, GRCh38.p14 PATCHES HG1309_PATCH genome includes a window with the following:
- the LOC105375116 gene encoding TRIO and F-actin-binding protein-like yields MEEETKASSPRARKGRDPRLPVCSCAWRRKPRLPAPELAKAETPGSLCAPVHGGGNQGFQPRSSQRQRPQAPCVLLCMEEETKASSPGAHKRRDPRLPLCSCAWRRKPRLPAPELANAETPGSLCAPVHGGGNQGFQPRSSQRQRPQAPCVLLCMEEETKASSPRARKGRDPRLPVCSCAWRRKPRLPAPELAKAETPGSPWARTTGLSLRCLGRPAVPGSGMEPSRGARTSRPHRGNADHVPEATVVRSSISHGRLQPSGLLDSCGPDDASKGKRTQAGTAAAARVLAEAGLLLNCDVCRNRCFSRCWLLSSS; encoded by the exons ATggaggaggaaaccaaggcttcCAGCCCCAGAGCTCGCAAAGGCAGAGACCCCAGGCTCCCTGTGTGCTCCTGTGCATggaggaggaaaccaaggcttcCAGCCCCGGAGCTCGCAAAGGCAGAGACCCCAGGCTCCCTGTGTGCTCCTGTGCATggaggaggaaaccaaggcttcCAGCCCCGGAGCTCGCAAAGGCAGAGACCCCAGGCTCCCTGTGTGCTCCTGTGCATggaggaggaaaccaaggcttcCAGCCCCGGAGCTCACAAACGCAGAGACCCCAGGCTCCCTCTGTGCTCCTGTGCATggaggaggaaaccaaggcttcCAGCCCCGGAGCTCGCAAACGCAGAGACCCCAGGCTCCCTGTGTGCTCCTGTGCATggaggaggaaaccaaggcttcCAGCCCCGGAGCTCGCAAAGGCAGAGACCCCAGGCTCCCTGTGTGCTCCTGTGCATggaggaggaaaccaaggcttcCAGCCCCAGAGCTCGCAAAGGCAGAGACCCCAGGCTCCCTGTGTGCTCCTGTGCATggaggaggaaaccaaggcttcCAGCCCCAGAGCTCGCAAAGGCAGAGACCCCAGGCTCCCCGTGGGCCAGGACCACTGGCCTTTCCCTCCGCTGCTTGGGGCGTCCTGCAGTACCGGGCTCAGGGATGGAACCCTCACGCGGAGCCAGGACGAGCAGGCCACACAGAGGGAATGCCGACCACGTCCCTGAAGCCACAGTG gtaagaagcTCCATCTCCCACGGCAGATTGCAACCGTCAGGGTTGTTAGATTCGTGCGGACCGGACGATGCGTCTAAAGGAAAACGGACCCAGGCAGGAACAGCAGCGGCCGCCCGAGTGTTGGCAGAAGCAGGCCTGTTGCTGAATTGTGACGTTTGTAGAAATCGCTGTTTTAGCCGCTGTTGGCTCCTCTCAAGCTCCTGA